The Vibrio pomeroyi genome window below encodes:
- a CDS encoding DUF2760 domain-containing protein: MIVDLNLIPQTFDMLHAGLTASSVLLLLIAVSRKSKVVEKVVEKPVEKIVEVEKPVEKIVEVEKVVEVEKVIEKVVEVESKLATAPTDSAMQLLSIMQQEARLIDFLKEDLTSFSDEEVGAAARVIHTGGQKVLADYVTLSHIRSEDEETRITVAEGFNPQEIRLTGNVTGNAPFNGTLVHKGWKATDMNLPKLAENYDASVIAPAEVEL; the protein is encoded by the coding sequence ATGATCGTTGATTTGAACCTAATCCCACAAACGTTTGATATGCTTCACGCAGGCTTAACTGCATCAAGCGTTTTACTACTGCTTATTGCCGTTTCTCGTAAATCCAAAGTGGTTGAGAAAGTCGTAGAAAAACCAGTAGAGAAGATCGTTGAAGTTGAAAAGCCAGTTGAAAAAATTGTCGAAGTTGAAAAAGTTGTTGAAGTTGAAAAAGTGATCGAAAAAGTAGTCGAAGTTGAGTCTAAGCTGGCTACAGCACCAACAGATTCTGCAATGCAACTTCTGTCTATAATGCAACAAGAAGCTCGCTTGATCGACTTCCTAAAAGAAGACCTAACGTCATTCTCTGACGAAGAAGTTGGCGCAGCGGCTCGTGTTATTCACACTGGCGGCCAAAAAGTATTAGCAGACTATGTAACGCTTTCTCACATCCGCAGTGAAGATGAAGAAACGCGCATCACGGTTGCTGAAGGTTTCAACCCGCAAGAAATCCGCCTAACAGGCAATGTAACCGGTAATGCACCATTCAACGGCACACTAGTTCACAAAGGTTGGAAAGCAACTGATATGAACCTTCCTAAGCTTGCAGAGAACTACGATGCATCTGTGATTGCACCGGCAGAGGTGGAGCTATAA
- a CDS encoding sensor domain-containing diguanylate cyclase, with protein MPHTTDPLTGLKRRTLPLVVFSVSFLITVLCFILVALNQNRALNMNLNSFATHQTLSLEAFIANDVAYIGSGANFFYSNDPENWDKFDRFAQQTINDSKSLIGLQWMQKVEPDEIAEHTAQMKEKYPSYKLFTIPKHEAKTYGYILDGEPAFIATDLYPNTAANDKVLGFYSSRERFKRVLENIKQTREANISDKVRLIQDGLDQDTPKSGMLVYHPVFEGESDNLLGVVIGVVRTTYYFENLLASAVGDMDVYIRVTDTGFEAEDSPILFETEGYEAVSGHHITKTIALTNRDWKIDYKIDSCISFYGYLVLTGIALVGTTISLLLAYIVNMQIREKERLYAMLDKRTEELRFLADHDSLTEIYNRRAFNKKLDKAIERDQPFSLIGFDIDKFKGINDEFGHPAGDALLIHVIKLISVNLKQGDDLFRLGGDEFCIISSISNHEALNRYLECILNTVSHSHCEHKGRQLSCTLSIGAAIRSGEDSEEIMQKADSMLYQSKSNGRNRVTIAG; from the coding sequence ATGCCGCACACTACCGACCCTCTAACAGGGTTGAAGAGACGAACCCTCCCTTTGGTCGTATTTTCGGTCAGCTTTTTGATTACTGTGTTGTGTTTTATATTAGTCGCGCTGAACCAAAACCGCGCCCTGAATATGAATCTGAATAGCTTTGCTACTCACCAGACATTGAGCTTGGAAGCGTTTATCGCTAATGATGTGGCTTACATAGGTTCCGGCGCCAATTTCTTCTATTCGAATGATCCTGAGAACTGGGATAAATTCGACCGTTTTGCTCAGCAAACCATTAATGATTCAAAGAGCCTAATCGGTTTGCAGTGGATGCAAAAAGTGGAGCCAGATGAGATTGCTGAACACACGGCTCAGATGAAAGAAAAGTATCCATCCTATAAACTGTTTACCATCCCGAAGCATGAAGCAAAAACTTATGGCTACATCTTAGATGGTGAGCCGGCTTTTATCGCAACTGACTTGTATCCCAATACTGCCGCTAACGACAAGGTTCTAGGCTTTTACTCTTCTCGTGAGCGATTCAAGCGCGTTTTAGAAAACATTAAACAGACCCGAGAAGCGAATATTTCAGACAAGGTGCGTCTGATACAAGACGGGCTAGATCAAGACACCCCAAAGAGCGGCATGTTGGTTTACCACCCAGTATTTGAAGGCGAAAGCGACAACTTACTCGGTGTTGTTATTGGCGTGGTTCGCACCACCTATTATTTTGAAAACCTTTTGGCGTCAGCGGTAGGTGATATGGATGTGTATATTCGTGTTACCGATACCGGATTCGAGGCGGAGGATTCGCCAATCTTATTTGAAACCGAAGGTTATGAAGCGGTATCTGGGCACCACATTACCAAAACGATCGCACTGACTAACCGTGATTGGAAGATCGACTACAAGATAGACTCATGCATCTCTTTCTACGGTTACCTAGTGTTAACCGGAATCGCTTTGGTTGGCACAACCATCTCTTTGCTGTTGGCGTATATTGTGAACATGCAAATCAGAGAAAAAGAACGCCTGTATGCAATGTTGGATAAAAGGACAGAGGAGCTTCGCTTCTTAGCTGACCACGATAGCCTGACTGAAATTTATAACCGACGTGCTTTCAATAAGAAACTGGATAAGGCGATTGAGCGAGACCAACCTTTTAGTTTGATTGGGTTTGATATCGACAAGTTCAAAGGCATTAACGATGAATTTGGGCACCCAGCAGGTGACGCTTTGCTTATTCATGTCATCAAGTTGATTTCTGTGAACCTGAAACAAGGGGACGACCTGTTCCGTTTAGGTGGTGATGAGTTCTGCATTATCTCTAGCATCTCGAATCATGAAGCTTTGAATCGTTATTTAGAGTGCATCTTGAATACCGTGAGTCACTCTCATTGTGAACACAAAGGTCGACAACTTAGTTGTACCCTCAGTATTGGTGCTGCCATTCGTAGTGGTGAGGACTCCGAAGAGATCATGCAAAAAGCGGACAGTATGCTTTACCAAAGTAAGTCAAATGGCCGAAATAGAGTCACAATTGCAGGCTAA
- a CDS encoding exonuclease domain-containing protein: MNHNRVVCFDLEMCCWSEDGVGTTGEIIEVGLAEIDLASGTIVKRAQYYVKPEKDEVSLFCAELTGITPRKIEKQGRPLESVIKSMIKNFGGPNKIYAAWGRDDLILHKECIDKGIEPPFSEFLNIATLYRVQNRLKDKRIGHRAAQEAKNIEWEGRQHSGYVDAYNLAKLALTML; encoded by the coding sequence ATGAATCACAATCGAGTGGTGTGTTTCGATTTGGAAATGTGCTGTTGGAGCGAAGACGGTGTAGGGACAACAGGGGAGATCATTGAAGTTGGTCTTGCTGAGATTGATCTCGCATCCGGTACTATCGTGAAGCGCGCACAATATTACGTTAAGCCAGAGAAAGACGAAGTCTCTCTGTTCTGCGCCGAACTCACGGGCATTACACCTCGCAAGATCGAAAAGCAGGGTCGCCCGCTAGAGTCTGTCATCAAGTCGATGATTAAGAATTTTGGCGGTCCAAACAAGATCTATGCAGCCTGGGGTCGTGATGACCTGATCTTACACAAAGAGTGTATAGACAAAGGCATTGAACCTCCGTTTAGCGAGTTCTTAAACATCGCAACGCTTTACCGTGTTCAGAATCGCTTGAAAGACAAACGCATTGGTCATCGCGCCGCTCAAGAAGCCAAAAACATTGAGTGGGAAGGTCGTCAGCACTCGGGTTATGTCGATGCTTACAACCTTGCGAAGCTTGCTCTGACGATGCTTTAG
- a CDS encoding cytochrome b/b6 domain-containing protein: MFKKLSNNREKNNLTNKVDFLHWGMFGGVMLTLTLGFISSRTLPFSDKYPTILIHQILGSIVLILINILIARMLVKPEPEQRKFTLPKVVQFVQAVTLTFIAISGLSMALINTPLFSVYSWAFSDSATSREVFSLLFLIHATAIKVFISLVTLHILGALKHHFFDKGDKLKVMLGK; encoded by the coding sequence ATGTTCAAAAAACTATCAAATAATAGAGAAAAAAATAACCTCACTAATAAAGTCGATTTTCTTCACTGGGGGATGTTTGGTGGGGTAATGCTAACGTTAACTCTCGGTTTTATATCAAGCCGAACTCTGCCTTTCTCTGACAAGTATCCAACGATTTTAATTCATCAGATACTCGGCTCAATTGTCCTTATTCTCATCAATATTTTGATTGCAAGAATGTTAGTTAAGCCAGAACCAGAGCAACGCAAGTTCACCTTGCCTAAAGTGGTTCAATTTGTTCAAGCAGTGACATTAACCTTTATCGCTATATCAGGTTTAAGCATGGCATTGATTAATACACCATTATTCAGCGTGTACTCATGGGCATTTAGCGATAGTGCAACCTCTAGAGAAGTATTTTCTCTGCTGTTTTTGATTCACGCTACTGCGATTAAAGTTTTTATATCGTTGGTAACATTACATATATTAGGGGCATTGAAGCATCACTTTTTTGATAAAGGCGATAAGCTCAAGGTGATGTTAGGGAAATAA
- a CDS encoding antibiotic biosynthesis monooxygenase, whose translation MKSLIKRTITLSLLSVSPLLFAQPVVLINTFSVEASKDAETLAYWESARDVLVEQPGYISTTLHRSLSTDATYRYVNVANWESQKHFLDAISVMRNELPALDIEGVTADPNLYEVIRH comes from the coding sequence ATCAAGAGTTTGATCAAGCGAACCATTACATTGAGTTTGTTGAGTGTGAGCCCGTTACTGTTCGCACAACCTGTAGTACTGATTAACACATTTTCAGTTGAAGCGAGTAAAGACGCCGAAACGTTAGCGTATTGGGAAAGCGCTAGAGATGTACTTGTAGAGCAACCGGGATACATCTCAACCACGTTGCATCGTTCGTTGAGTACAGATGCTACCTATCGATACGTGAATGTTGCTAATTGGGAGAGCCAAAAGCACTTCTTAGATGCGATCTCTGTGATGAGGAATGAGCTGCCAGCACTCGATATTGAGGGTGTGACTGCCGATCCTAATCTTTACGAAGTTATCCGCCATTAA
- a CDS encoding winged helix-turn-helix domain-containing protein codes for MNNKIQEYNLVIDLDNRQLLNLSVNQHITLSPSECLLLKHLMDNRAQTIGREFLLTHCWPGRVVTNSSLNVAVKNVRTALRTVGSDCKVITVQKEGYCFVAPENDVANADELIDSSSEDTTETVVDAVETPTTGDSMTDHDVIKVSASKHHTSLSYFNRKGKPHLVPLTAGIVVSALLVVVLSYLGLFMERTSINGIVVYHDSVNLDSMLVEDLTSIAEPGVEAIYLHRMGIDCGAIQVVILNQSGWKDISSSFELTHCNDAQAGLYEIEPINRRGINQATEGTVDEA; via the coding sequence ATGAATAATAAAATACAAGAATATAACTTGGTTATTGACCTTGATAACCGCCAATTGCTTAATCTTTCTGTTAATCAGCACATCACTTTATCACCATCAGAATGTCTGCTTTTGAAGCACTTGATGGACAACCGCGCGCAAACCATAGGACGAGAATTTCTTCTGACACATTGTTGGCCGGGAAGGGTGGTAACCAATAGCTCACTCAATGTAGCGGTTAAGAATGTTCGTACTGCGCTTCGAACTGTTGGCTCTGATTGTAAGGTGATTACTGTCCAGAAAGAGGGATACTGTTTTGTCGCGCCTGAAAACGACGTAGCTAATGCGGATGAGCTTATAGATAGCTCAAGTGAGGATACGACAGAAACCGTAGTCGATGCAGTTGAGACCCCAACCACTGGCGACTCAATGACTGATCACGATGTGATTAAGGTGTCTGCTTCTAAGCATCACACATCGCTTAGTTATTTTAATCGCAAGGGTAAACCTCATCTAGTGCCACTAACGGCAGGTATTGTGGTGAGTGCTTTGTTAGTCGTCGTGCTCTCTTACCTCGGTTTATTCATGGAAAGAACGTCCATCAATGGAATTGTGGTGTACCACGATAGCGTCAACTTAGATTCGATGCTGGTGGAAGACTTAACATCGATTGCTGAACCGGGAGTCGAAGCAATATACCTGCATCGTATGGGGATTGATTGCGGCGCCATACAAGTGGTGATATTGAACCAAAGTGGCTGGAAAGACATCAGCTCAAGTTTTGAATTAACGCACTGTAACGATGCGCAAGCCGGGCTCTACGAGATCGAACCCATTAATAGACGGGGAATAAACCAAGCAACAGAAGGAACGGTCGATGAAGCGTAA
- a CDS encoding TerB family tellurite resistance protein → MFNSLTSLFKQLVEGSDLGKTPIASPNLAIASLLCEVAGADHAINESEQEAKLHLLQRLLNITEEESKDLLAQAEPQVEQSVSLYDFTSQLRELSQPVRIDLIKAMWEVAHADGEIDPLEDSVIRKTAELLYVDHKDFIKSKLSVLGED, encoded by the coding sequence ATGTTTAACTCACTGACCTCGTTATTTAAACAATTAGTTGAAGGCTCTGATTTAGGTAAAACACCCATTGCCTCACCTAACTTAGCTATCGCCAGCTTGTTATGTGAAGTCGCAGGTGCAGACCACGCGATCAACGAATCAGAGCAAGAAGCTAAGCTTCACTTGCTGCAACGTTTGTTGAACATAACCGAAGAAGAATCAAAAGACTTATTGGCGCAAGCTGAGCCTCAAGTTGAACAATCTGTTTCTCTGTACGATTTCACTTCTCAACTGCGAGAGCTGTCGCAACCAGTTCGCATAGACTTGATTAAAGCTATGTGGGAAGTCGCGCATGCCGATGGAGAGATTGATCCACTTGAAGACTCCGTTATCCGCAAAACTGCTGAACTGCTTTACGTTGACCACAAAGATTTCATCAAAAGCAAATTAAGCGTTTTAGGCGAAGATTAA
- a CDS encoding alkaline phosphatase family protein: protein MKRSTTSTLPLLLAGPILRKTTATEVVLWVVTSAPLSGTTELFNAEQETPFFTSPLDEQESIQVGTHAWVTLIHLQGEFPTNVPLQYQIETEQGSLTELAPHLVYREKRTNDNNARIEFKISTTADYILHGSCRNPHHPSKDSLVAADNKIATQAVVERPDMLMMSGDQIYADHVAGPTLDAIQQVIQLLGLVGESLPTDSLDSKISSSEALFSSEYHLYQRDHLLPHHNTSDSLLDKLFPKRGIPIFSSTDCENHLVTLSEFIAMYLLVWSPTLWQCINRERLIENNFMQGDRQLTPAEQQQWRDESIIIDDFIAGLPQVQRLFAHIPTYMIFDDHDVTDDWNLTVGWEHAVDQNQFATQVIGNGLAAYWMCQGWGNAPENFNRDFMEQTKQLFSELVNQNVDLGDSSEQTVELAETTETVIGQLEPTRHTQYIEMLDRFEEWHYTINTSPKVIVLDTRTRRWRSESRMNKPSGLMDWEALTEFQHQLINQEKVVIVSAAPMFGVKFIETLQKMMTTLGKPLVIDAENWMAHPGSANTLISIFTHTKTPTNFVVLSGDVHYSFAYDIKLRYRRNSPNIYQITCSGIKNQFPAPLLKFCDVCDRLLYSPRSVLNYFTKRKRLKIEKRSPDNQTFYRLSNRSAIGELRLDTDGKPQSITTLSGDGKVTRFPEPD, encoded by the coding sequence TTGAAACGCTCGACGACATCAACTCTTCCCTTATTGCTCGCAGGCCCAATTCTACGAAAAACCACCGCAACTGAGGTGGTACTTTGGGTAGTCACCAGTGCACCACTTTCGGGTACCACTGAATTATTCAATGCAGAGCAAGAAACGCCTTTCTTTACGTCGCCACTGGATGAACAAGAATCGATTCAAGTGGGTACACACGCTTGGGTAACCTTGATTCATTTACAGGGAGAGTTTCCAACCAACGTTCCGTTGCAGTATCAAATAGAGACCGAGCAAGGTTCACTAACTGAACTGGCACCGCATTTGGTTTATAGAGAAAAACGAACCAACGACAATAACGCTCGAATCGAGTTTAAGATATCGACAACGGCTGACTACATCTTGCATGGCTCTTGTCGCAACCCTCATCACCCGAGCAAAGACAGCCTAGTTGCGGCAGATAACAAGATCGCCACCCAAGCTGTTGTTGAGCGACCGGATATGTTGATGATGAGCGGTGACCAAATCTACGCCGATCACGTTGCAGGCCCAACATTGGATGCGATTCAGCAAGTGATTCAACTGCTTGGGTTAGTCGGTGAAAGCTTACCGACTGACTCACTGGACAGCAAAATCAGCAGTAGTGAAGCCCTGTTTAGCAGCGAGTATCACCTCTACCAACGTGATCATTTACTGCCACACCACAACACGTCAGATTCGCTGCTCGATAAGTTATTCCCTAAACGTGGGATCCCTATCTTCAGCTCGACCGATTGTGAGAACCATTTGGTCACGTTGTCTGAATTCATCGCGATGTACTTGCTGGTTTGGTCTCCAACTTTGTGGCAATGCATCAACCGTGAGCGATTAATCGAAAACAACTTCATGCAAGGCGATCGACAATTGACGCCTGCCGAGCAGCAACAGTGGCGTGATGAAAGCATCATCATTGATGACTTCATCGCTGGCCTGCCACAAGTACAGCGTCTGTTCGCACATATCCCGACTTACATGATCTTCGATGACCACGATGTCACGGATGATTGGAACCTTACGGTTGGTTGGGAACACGCGGTCGATCAAAACCAGTTCGCGACACAAGTGATTGGTAACGGCCTTGCGGCTTATTGGATGTGCCAAGGTTGGGGTAACGCACCAGAGAACTTCAACCGCGATTTTATGGAGCAAACCAAACAACTTTTCTCGGAATTAGTGAACCAAAATGTTGACCTGGGAGACTCAAGCGAGCAAACGGTTGAACTGGCAGAAACTACTGAAACGGTCATTGGGCAGCTAGAACCTACACGACATACGCAATACATTGAGATGCTGGATCGTTTCGAAGAGTGGCACTACACCATCAACACGTCGCCAAAAGTGATTGTGTTGGATACACGCACTCGTCGTTGGCGTTCTGAGTCACGCATGAACAAACCATCGGGTTTGATGGACTGGGAAGCGCTGACCGAATTTCAACATCAGTTAATCAATCAAGAGAAAGTGGTGATTGTGTCCGCAGCACCGATGTTCGGGGTTAAGTTCATTGAAACGCTGCAGAAGATGATGACCACCCTAGGCAAACCGCTGGTGATTGATGCCGAGAACTGGATGGCGCACCCAGGCAGTGCTAACACCCTCATCAGTATCTTTACTCACACCAAAACGCCAACCAACTTCGTGGTGCTTTCGGGTGATGTGCATTACTCATTTGCCTACGATATTAAGCTTAGGTATCGCCGAAACAGTCCGAACATCTACCAAATTACTTGTAGTGGCATCAAGAACCAGTTCCCTGCCCCATTGCTAAAATTCTGCGATGTATGTGACCGATTATTGTATAGCCCGCGTTCAGTTCTTAACTATTTCACCAAGCGAAAGCGCCTAAAAATCGAAAAGCGTAGCCCAGACAATCAAACCTTTTATCGCCTTTCAAACCGCAGTGCGATTGGTGAATTGAGGTTAGACACCGATGGGAAACCGCAATCGATCACGACACTCAGTGGCGACGGAAAAGTCACCCGTTTTCCAGAGCCGGACTAA
- a CDS encoding MipA/OmpV family protein: MKHKFSPKLISYGAVLLSNAFLGNSVAWAAEEQEWGVAAMFRTASIPYDTSGGDQSVNTFVPMLFFKNDYVFIDGTEMGAYLYQTEDEKWSFNAISRMRFIDIPASEQNAIEGDTADFGAQLTYQLDEQWALETELMSDSEYNFHGNLRAKAKYETGDWEFSPSATLRYKSADFNSEYYSASNETIGAGVDLNVGVEARYHVFSNLYLLGSTSVTRLDDNAYDSAIVEDRYQGELYLGFGFFNDKEKAPKPKLSNAPYLRVAHGWATPSNIGDIMKFNAEKDEYNNQLTSFFYGHPLTDEIFGFPLDIYLTPGIAHHWSSDVQSSSTEYIIAIKAYYTFNWPTQWRFGVAEGMSYIDSITYIEGSEMDRKGYTASHLLNYLDFSFDVNVGDLIGKNDLNNLWFGYSLHHRSAIFENASQFGRIKGGSNYNTVYFQYEF; encoded by the coding sequence ATGAAGCACAAATTTTCACCGAAGCTCATCTCGTATGGGGCGGTTTTATTAAGTAACGCTTTTTTAGGTAACAGCGTGGCGTGGGCTGCGGAAGAGCAAGAGTGGGGTGTTGCAGCAATGTTCCGAACCGCGAGCATTCCTTACGACACCTCTGGTGGTGACCAGTCGGTTAACACATTTGTACCGATGTTATTCTTTAAGAACGATTACGTGTTTATCGACGGCACAGAAATGGGTGCTTACCTGTATCAAACCGAAGATGAAAAATGGTCATTTAACGCAATTTCTCGTATGCGTTTTATTGATATTCCAGCTTCAGAGCAAAACGCCATTGAGGGTGATACAGCCGATTTCGGTGCTCAACTGACTTACCAACTTGATGAGCAATGGGCTCTCGAGACGGAACTTATGAGTGACAGTGAGTACAACTTCCACGGTAACCTGCGCGCCAAAGCCAAGTATGAAACTGGCGATTGGGAATTTTCTCCAAGCGCGACGTTGCGTTATAAGAGTGCCGATTTCAACAGTGAATACTATTCCGCATCCAATGAAACCATTGGTGCAGGCGTTGACTTAAATGTCGGCGTAGAAGCGCGTTATCACGTATTTTCAAACCTTTATCTATTGGGTTCGACCAGCGTAACCCGCTTGGATGACAATGCTTATGATTCTGCGATTGTGGAAGACCGTTATCAAGGTGAACTCTACCTTGGTTTTGGTTTCTTCAATGATAAAGAGAAAGCGCCTAAACCTAAGCTAAGTAACGCACCTTATCTGCGTGTTGCACACGGTTGGGCAACGCCATCGAACATTGGCGATATCATGAAGTTCAACGCGGAGAAAGACGAATACAACAACCAACTCACATCGTTCTTTTATGGTCACCCTTTAACTGATGAGATCTTTGGTTTCCCGTTGGATATCTACCTAACGCCGGGTATTGCGCATCACTGGAGTTCAGACGTTCAATCGAGCAGCACGGAATACATCATTGCAATCAAAGCTTACTACACGTTCAACTGGCCGACACAGTGGCGATTTGGTGTCGCAGAAGGTATGTCGTACATAGATTCGATTACCTATATCGAAGGCTCTGAGATGGACCGTAAAGGCTACACCGCAAGTCACTTGTTGAACTACCTAGACTTCTCATTCGATGTGAATGTAGGTGACTTGATTGGCAAGAATGACCTGAACAACTTGTGGTTTGGTTATTCTTTACACCATCGTTCAGCAATCTTTGAAAACGCCTCTCAGTTTGGTCGTATCAAAGGCGGCAGTAACTACAACACCGTTTATTTCCAATATGAGTTTTAA
- the ugpC gene encoding sn-glycerol-3-phosphate ABC transporter ATP-binding protein UgpC, producing MAKVTLKNVNKVYENGFHAIHDVSLDIKDGEFMVLVGPSGCAKSTMLRMVAGLESITDGDLMIGERECNDLPPKDRGIAMVFQNYALYPHMTAYENLAFGLETAKKSKAEIKERVTRAAELLEITDLLDRKPKQMSGGQRQRVALGRAMVRNPDVFLFDEPLSNLDAKLRVSMRRRIIRLHNQLQESGKPATMIYVTHDQVEAMTMGDRVCILNQGRIMQVDTPMNVYHNPKNKFVAEFIGSPAMNMLEGTLLDQSGKVCVQLNEHTIELSQAHQEKAKGWVGHRVHLGIRPEHLSVSNQANQNTLPAKVEAKEELGSEVYLHVTIFDKPVVCKLLDTEQTPDVGTHCHIQLQVEKCHVFDDASQENIHYTESK from the coding sequence ATGGCGAAAGTAACGCTAAAAAATGTAAATAAAGTCTATGAAAACGGCTTCCATGCTATCCACGATGTGAGTTTAGACATCAAAGATGGTGAGTTCATGGTGCTCGTTGGTCCATCTGGTTGTGCTAAGTCCACCATGCTGAGAATGGTGGCGGGTTTAGAGAGCATCACTGACGGTGATCTGATGATCGGCGAACGTGAATGTAATGACCTGCCGCCAAAAGATCGTGGTATCGCGATGGTATTCCAGAACTACGCTTTATACCCACATATGACCGCTTATGAAAACCTAGCGTTTGGTTTGGAAACGGCTAAGAAATCGAAAGCAGAAATTAAAGAGCGGGTAACAAGAGCAGCAGAACTTTTAGAGATTACGGACTTACTGGATAGAAAGCCAAAGCAGATGTCAGGTGGTCAGCGCCAACGTGTTGCCTTAGGACGCGCAATGGTACGTAACCCGGATGTGTTCTTATTCGATGAACCGTTATCCAACCTAGATGCCAAGTTGCGTGTGTCGATGCGTCGCCGAATTATTCGTCTGCACAACCAACTTCAAGAATCAGGTAAGCCCGCAACCATGATCTATGTAACCCACGATCAGGTTGAAGCGATGACCATGGGAGACCGCGTCTGCATTCTTAACCAAGGTCGCATCATGCAAGTCGATACGCCGATGAATGTGTATCACAACCCTAAAAACAAGTTTGTTGCTGAGTTTATTGGCTCCCCAGCCATGAATATGCTTGAAGGCACTCTATTGGATCAAAGCGGTAAAGTGTGCGTTCAACTCAATGAGCACACCATCGAATTGTCGCAAGCACATCAAGAGAAAGCGAAAGGGTGGGTGGGGCACCGCGTTCACCTTGGTATTCGTCCAGAGCACTTGTCGGTATCTAATCAAGCGAATCAAAACACGCTACCGGCAAAAGTTGAAGCGAAAGAAGAGCTAGGGTCAGAAGTCTACTTACACGTCACCATCTTCGATAAACCGGTGGTTTGTAAGCTACTCGATACCGAGCAAACACCCGATGTCGGCACCCATTGTCACATTCAACTTCAAGTCGAGAAATGCCACGTCTTTGATGACGCTTCTCAAGAAAATATCCACTACACAGAATCAAAATAA